One Stratiformator vulcanicus genomic window, CACTTCGGGACGGTTCGTAGTCAACACAAACACAATCTCCGCTTCGGCCGTCAACCCGTCCATTTCGTTCAATAGCTTATTGAGCAACACTTCCTGAAATGCGTGACCCGATTGGTCTCGATCGCGGGCAATCAAGTCGGCTTCTTCGATCACAACCAGTGACGGTGACAGCATCCGGGCCAGCGTCATGTAGTCCGAGAGCAAGCCAACCTGTTCGGCTGAAATAATTAAGGTCGTATGCCGGGGAAGGTGTGTGGCCAGGTAATGAATCGTGTGTGTCTTACCCGTTCCGGGAGGCCCGTGAAACAGCACTCCTTTTTTGCCGCTGAATCCCGCCTCCCGCAGCGCCGATCGGCTCTGGACGAACTCGACAATATTGCGATCGAGCTGCCGCAACGTCCGTTCGGGCAGAATGACGTCCTCACGTTCGGTCGGCCGAAGTCGATGCACCCGAATGCCGACGGCCTCACCGGTATAAGAGTCTTTCGATTCCAGTGATATGATTTTCCCACGATAGCAGGTCGACTGATGGACGGCCTGCTTCAAGCAGTTTAAGAAATGATTTGCAGTTCGCTCGCCCTCTTCGGTCGGTGGCACCGCAATTTGCACTTTGACCTGAATTTCGCATCCATGTCGCGGAGGCGGAGTGATTAGCAGCACGAACGGCGTCGCGCCCTGACGAAAAAGATATAACCCGCGACGCGGGCAGGAGACCGGCGTTTCTTCGCCGATATCAATATCTTCAAAGGACGCCGGAAACGTCGTGGCCGGATCGTACCGATCTTCTGACATTACATCAGTCAGCGTTATCGTTTCATGGGAATGTCGGGTCTTAACGTCTGTCAATTGGACGAGCTCGATATCACCAGTTGCGAATTGATCGATGCCTCGTTGCAAATCCGCTCGGACCCTTGGCGGAAACGCCCGGCTGTGAATGATCAGATCATCGACCTCGTGCGTATCGAAATGGCTTCGCAGCAATTGATGGGTCTGACGCTCGCGAGTCCGTCGTTTCCGACCGTTGCTACTTTCCAACAGGTGATAAAGGTCGTCGGCCAAAGCGCGCTCGGCTTGAGCATCCGTGAGTCGTCTGAGTCGCTCCATGAGGTCCGCTCGCAGCCGCCGCGCTGAATTGTCCGCCGGATCTAGCCGCAACGCCTCACCAATCGCAGCAACGGCTTCATCGAGACGACCGGCCCGCGAACAAGTCTCCGCGAGATTTTTGAGATAGGTACTGCGATCGTCGCCGTGATCGGCAGCTCGCTGAAATTCGTCGGCGGCAAGGTCATGCAGGTTTAGGTCCAGATAAACGCGGGCACGGTTTTGGGCAAGCGTCTGGACTTCGTAATCCAACTCTTCGGCGACTATAAAGTCAGCGAGGGCCTCGTCGTGTCGCCCCAACTGCCCCCGCGTATAGCCGCGCCACAGATGCAGACCGCCGTTGGTCGCTTCACACGCAATGGCTTTCGACAAATCGGCCTCAGCTTCGTCGAAGAGGCCGAGCGATGAAAGAGCGATCCCGCGATCTCCATAGAGCGTCGCGTCGTCCGCTTGAATTTGAAGGCAGGTATTGAAGTCATCCAGCGCGGCCCGTCGCCGACCGAGGTTCATCAAGTATCGGCCGCGACAACGCAGGGCCGACGCGTTTTCGGGGTCGGTCGCCAAGAGCTCCGTCAGGACGGCGACGGCTTGGTCGTTCCGTCCGGCGTCGGCGAATGTTTCCGCACGCTCAAAGATCGTTTCGGGTCGGAGGACTTCGTCTTTGGTTTCGGGCATAAGCTGTCATCGAGCCGTGTTTGCCGGCGACGCGAAGAAGGGTCGCAATGCCGCTTTGGACACAGGAATCGTATTCAGGTTCGCCAATAAAGCACCGTCCCGCAACGCACATCCCACTCGCTAGGCCCGCACAGTTTTGACAGAGGCCCGCCCCTGTTACGATCCCATCCACATCGGTTGATCAATAGCAAATCCCAGGCGAGCCGGGAGCGTCAGCGACCGGAGTCCCGCGGGTTGTCCCCCGCTCCTCGCCAATCCGAATCTGTGAGCGCGTTCTATGAGTACTTCCGAATCCCACGGCAACATCGAATCGCACCTCCACGAAACCCGGCATTTTGCGCCACCTGAGGAATTCGCTCGTCAGGCGAATATCGGCAGTGAGGAGCAGTATCAGGCGATGTGCACGCGGGCGGCCGAGGATCCCGCGGGCTTCTGGGGAGAAATCGCGCTCGACAATCTGACGTGGTCGAAGCCGTTCGATTCGGCCATGCAGGGGGACATGCCCGACACAAAGTGGTTCGTCGGCGGCGAGATCAACGCCTCGGTCCAGTGCCTCGATCGGCACCTGACGACATGGCGGAAGAACAAAGCGGCGATCATCTGGGAAGGGGAACCGGGCGACAAGCGGGTGCTGACCTATCAGGAATTGCACCGGCAGGTCTGCAAGTTTTCCAACGTGCTGAAGCAACTCGGGGTCGGCAAAGGCGACCGCGTGACGCTTTACATGCCGATGATCCCCGAACTGGCGATCGCGATGCTCGCCTGCGCCCGTGTCGGGGCGACCCACTCGATCATCTTTGGGGGATTCAGTGCCGACGCCGTCGCCGAGCGAAATAACGACGCGCAGGCGAAGCTGGTCATCACCGCCGACGGCGGCTGGCGACGCGGCTCGGAGATTCTGCTCAAGAAAGCTGTCGACGAAAGCTTGGACAAATCGCCGACCATCGAGAAGGTCGTGGTCGTCAAACGGATTAATTACCCGCACGTCAAAATGGTGCCCGACCGTGATTATTGGTGGCACGACTTAATGGAAGGCCAGCCGGGCGAATTCGAAGCCGAGCCGGTCGATAGCGAACATCCGCTGTTCATCCTCTATACATCCGGCTCGACTGGTAAACCTAAGGGCGTGCAGCATTCGACTGCCGGCTACATGCTCGGCGCGATGATGACCACCAAATGGACCTTCGATATTAAAGAAGAGGACACGTATTGGTGCACTGCCGACATCGGCTGGATCACGGGGCACAGCTACATCGTTTACGGACCGCTCGCCAATGGCGCGACGACCTTAATGTACGAGGGCGCCCCCAACTGGCCCGATGAAGGCCGCTTCTGGTCGATCGTTGAAGCTTATAAAGTTAACACGTTCTATACGGCTCCGACGGCGATCCGTGCCTTCATTAAATGGGGCGATCAATGGCCGAAACAGCATGACCTGTCGAGCCTTCGCCTGCTCGGCACCGTGGGGGAGCCGATCAATCCGCAGGCGTGGATGTGGTACCACGAGGTCATCGGCGACGAAAAATGCCCGATCGTCGACACCTGGTGGCAGACCGAAACCGGCGGGCACATGCTCGCGCCGCTGCCGGGGATTCAAACAACGACACCGGGCAGTTGCACCCGCCCGCTGCCCGGCGTTGTGGCCGACGTCGTCGACGAACAGGGCAATTCGCTCGGCCCGAACGAAGGCGGGCTGCTCGTGATCAAACAGCCGTGGCCGCACATGCTGCGGACTTTGTGGAACGATCACGACCGATTCCTGGACACCTATTTCAGCAAGCTGCCGGGGATGTACTTCGCCGGTGACGGCGCAAGAAAAGACGAAGACGGCAACTTCTGGGTGATGGGGCGGGTCGACGACGTGCTCAACGTTTCCGGACACCGCCTCAGCACGATGGAAGTCGAAAGCGCGCTCGTCTCACACGACGACGTGGCCGAGGCCGCCGTGGTCGGCTTCCCGCACGAACTTAAAGGCGAGGGCATCTGCTGCTTCGTCACCTTAAAAGGCGATGCGGCCGCCCCGGCGGCGCTGGAAGACGAATTAAAGAAACACGTCCGCTCGCAGATCGGTGCGATCGCCACGCCCGATCAGATCCGCTTCACCGTCGCAGTGCCCAAGACCCGCAGTGGCAAAATCATGCGTCGTCTTCTCAGAGACATCGCCGCCGGCCGAGAAACCGTCGGCGACACGACCACGCTGGAAGATTACAGCGTGCTGATGAAACTACGCGGCGGAGAAGAGAAGGAAGGGTGAGGTGCGAACCTCACCCCTGATCCGAGTTTTTCGGCAGCGCTTCGTAGGAATTGGCAGGCGTTTTGCGTCTGAAAGCGGCCAAAGATGACAGAAATTTGTGCTAGAAGCGATTTCAATACCAGCCAGAGGCGCAAGCCGATGGCCGATCAACCAGCGATTTCCCCGACGGCTTGCGCCTTGTATGTTGGGCGATTTGATACCGCTTCTAGAATGCCGGTGTTTCGCTCTTAAATTGAATTCCCTTTTTGCCCGCTTGCTCCAGCGTATTGCGGTAGAGCTCGACATCAATCACCGGCGTTGCGTCTTTGCGCTTCGCCAGCTCTGACTCGATAAATTTCTGGCGTTTCTCACCGAGCTCGCGAATTCTCTTTCGAAGCTCTTTCCGCTTTTCATAGCGAACTTTTAACTCTTTCTCGAGTTGTTCCTTTGGCAGCTTGCGAAGGTCTTCCGGCAGCTGCTTCGCATCGATTTCTGAGAGTTTCAAGCCGTCTTCATTGAAGGCGTGTACGAGTTCGTTGGCCGCTCCGTTGAGGAAATTGCTTCCGCCGCTCACGTCGGAATTAAACAGTGCCCGCCGCGCTGACAGGCGAGTCCATGCCTTCGAATCAAGCTTACTTTCAGCCGCCTGCTTCTTAATGCTCTTAATGCCGCTCATTTCATTTCGCTCCGTCTGAGCGGCCAATTGCTCCGAGGTCCCGTAATACAGTCGAGTGCCATCCAGCTTTTCAGAGAGTTCGGAGATTTGCTTGTCGAAGGGTGTCGAAGAAACGACGTGCCCACCCGACTGGTCGATCTGCACGTAACGGCCTTCGCTGAGATCGGCGATCTCCTGCCAGATCGGCGTGGTCGTCGACATTTGGCCGCACTGAATCGTGTTAATGATCAGGTCACTGCGGACGGCCGCTTCGCAGGTCCGCTTGTAATGTGTATCGTCTTTATAATCGAGATGGGGCGGGGCGTCGCCGACGAGGTAGATGACCTTGTAAGTCGTCTCGTCATTGCTCCACTTCATGCTGCCGACCGCTTCGGACAGGGCCTGGTTGACGCTTTCGGGCGTGTCTCCGCCGCCGCCGGCCTGCAAGGCCATCAGGTTCGCGTACACCTCGTCGAGGTCATCGGTCAGCGGGGTGACCTTCGTCACGAATTCATCTCCCCGATCGCGATACCCGACGAGCCCCATTTTGATTTCAGGGGCCGGTCGCGCTTGCGCGAAGCTGTTGGCGATCGCCCAAATCTTTTCTTTCGCAGCCGCGATCAGGCCGCTCATGCTGCCGGTCGAATCAAGCACGAAGACCACTTCGATCCGAGGTCGCGGTTGCCGGGAAGCCTCGACCGGTGACCGCATCGCGTCGTCTGTTTGTGCATGGGCATGATCGGCGAGCGTCATGACCGCCGCAGCAATCACGGCTGCAACAGTCGCTGCCGCAAAAATCAGAGCGGAGCGGATTGCCGGTTGCGTTACTCGCATGACTTGTCGTCCTTTGTGGGTCCCAGAACAAATAGTGCGTCTCGCAATAGACATCGCGGATGGTCGCATTCGTCACATTGGACGCGACGGAGCCAAATCCAGTTCCCTCCGATACGCCATATATCCCTGCGAATCGCCGCTTCGAAGACATCCGCAACCAAGACGGCTCGAAAGAGCTTCCCCGACTAGAGACGGCGTCAATGCCGATATTACGGAGAAGTACCGAGTTCTAACGCAAGTACTTTCGCGGCTTCTGGATAAATCGTTGTTGATTTTTTTTCTCGGCTCCGGTAGTCTTTCTTCAACGGCGTGGCTAGGCGGCTGCACCTTTGGCAGTCGGGCCGACGCCGTTTTTTCTTTACTGATTGGAAGTAGACTGCAATGGCTGAAGGCACGATCAAGAAGCTGACTGACAAGGGATTTGGATTTATCGACACTGGGGGAGGCAAGGATTTGTTCTTCCACATGTCGAGCCTCGAAGGAGTTCGCTTCGAGGAGCTGTACGAAGGGCAAAGCGTTTCCTTCAATCAAGGCCAAGGGCCGAAGGGTCCGCGAGCTGAGAACGTCAAGCCTGTCTAAGACAGAACTTGTATCGGGCCGGTGCGGGAACGGATCCTCACCGGCCTTTTCGTTGCGCGTCGCGTGAAATCGACGCGGAAAATGTCGCGATTTCGCCGTCGGTCCCGAACGCAGGGGCGGACGGCCGTTTTGATGGGAGGTATGTATGTTTCGATGCGATAAATGTGGCTCCGTGGCCCAGGCCGGCGAAGCTGCCCATAAGGTGATCGTTCAACAACGCGAACGGGAATATGACGAGCGATCCAAGGAGGTCCCGACGGGACGTTCCGGTCGCCACCGAACCCGCGTCGAAGACCGCGGCGGAGCGGGCAAAGAGATCGTCCGTGAAATGACGATGTGTTCGAGCTGCGCTGTTGAGTACGAATAGCAGCGGTCGGGTCATACGAATTGCTGAGGCGGCGTCTCCAGACGCCGCTTTTTTCTTGCGCCGATTCCATTCCGGACGTCGCTCCGATTATGCTCAAGCAGTCGTTGATGTATCGAAATGCCGGTCGCCGAAAGATCGCTGGAAGAACCGAGGAGCTTGTGCCATGAATCGCCGTCATTTTCTGGGTCACTCGGCCGCGGCCGCGACATCGATCAGCCTGCTGCAGGCCGGGGCCTACGCGGGTGAGCCATCAGAGCCTAAGAAAGTAGGCCTGATCGGCTGCGGCTGGTACGGCAAGAACGACCTGTTCCGGCTGCTTGAGGTCGAGGACGTCAACGTGATCGCCCTGTGTGACGTCGACTCGCAGATGCTCGCCGAGGCCGGAGATATGACGGCCGAGCGGCAAAAGTCGGGAGCCGTCCCTCAGCTCTACGGCGACTATCGCAAGATGCTCGCGGAGCACCAGTTCGACATCGTGCTGATCGGCACTCCCGACCATTGGCATGCCCTGAACATGATCGCTGCCGTCGAAGCGGGAGCCGACGTCTACTGCCAAAAGCCGATCAGCGTGGACATCGTCGAAGGACAGGCGATGGTGGATGCCGCTCGTCGGACAAACCGCGTCGTGCAGGTCGGAACGCAGCGACGGAGTACTCCTCACCTCGTGGAAGCTCGCGACAAAGTCATTCAACCCGGCTTGCTCGGGAAGATCGGCTACGCGGAAATTTGCTGCTATTACCACATGGGGATGAAGAAGAACCCGGCTCCTACGCCGCCGCCGGAATCACTTGATTACGAAATGTGGACCGGCCCGGCTCCGATGAAGCCCTACATCCCCGGAACGCATCCCGGGCAATGGCGATCGTTCCAGCAATACGGAAACGGGATCGTCGGAGACATGTGCATTCACATGCTCGACATGGTCCGCTGGATGTGCGATCTCGGCTGGCCCACGCAGGTCTCCTCCACGGGCGGGATCCTCGTCCGAACCGACTCGGCGGCGAACATCCCCGACACGCAAACGGCCACGTTCGAGTTCAATGAATTTCCGGTCACGTGGACACATCGAACTTGGGGCCGCGCCCCCGATCCCGAATATCCCTGGGCGGCATTCCTCTACGGGGACAAAGGCACGCTCAAAGTCAGCGTGACGAAATGGGAATTCATCCCGTGGGGTAAAGGGCCCACGCTCAGTGGTGAGCCCGCACCTTGGGATCCGTCGAGAAACTCGCTTCAGAAAAATGAAAGTCGATTGGAAAAGCACGTCATCCGAGCCAATCAAGAACATCAGCGAGACTTTCTGCGGGCCATCGAAGACCGCTCCCGTCCCGTGGCCGATATCGAGCAGGGACACATTTCGACGGCCAGTTGCGTCCTCGCCAATATGTCACTCGAACTGGGACGCTCCCTCCGTTGGGACGCGGTGGCTGGGCAGGTCATTGGGGATGATGAAGCCAACCGAAAACTGGCCCGTCCTTACCGCTCACCCTGGAAACACCCGACGCTGTCCGAGACGACATCGTAAACCCCGGACGACGCCGCCCCGAACTTGCATTGGGTCGAACGCCGGGGCACACTGCTACCGGTCAACGGACGTTGATGCGTCAGGTACTGATCTGCGCACATTACCGGCGTACTCGTTGGCAGCGTCCCGCCCCAACCGTTTCACCCTCCAGAATTCAACATCGATCTTTAAGAAAGCATTTTATGACTATTGCGAAAACCAGTGCGGTCGCGTTCGTCGCGATGTTAGCTCTCGTCACGTCCGCGTCGGCCGGCGAGTGGACGTCGCTGTTCGATGGCGAGTCACTCGATGACTGGGCCCGCGAAGGCGGCACGGCGACTTACCGCATCGAAGACGGGGCGATCGTCGGCAAGACGAAGCAGGGCAGTAAGAATACGTTTTTGTGCAAGGCGCCGTACTCTGATTTCGAGCTTCAATTCGAAGTCAAATGCGACAAGGGATTGAACTCCGGCGTGCAAATTCGCAGCCACGTCTACGAAGAAGATACGCCGCAGAAGTCGAACCCGAAGCGCGTTCGAAAAGCGGGCGAAGTCTATGGACCGCAGTGCGAAATCGGAGCCTACGGCCGCGGCGGAGACAGCGTGAACGGCAATTTTTGGGACGAAGGACGGCGGACGAAATGGCTGTGCGATGTTGATGAAGAAAATCCGGAAGTCTCCGGCGCTTATAAGGCCGGCGAATGGAACACTTATCGCATCGTTGCCAAGGGCGATCATTACCAGTCATTCGTCAATGGCGTAAAGATCGCGGACTTCAACGATGACATGGACGAATCAGGATTAATCGGCCTGCAGGTGCACAGCATTGGCAAGAATCAGGGGCCTTACGAAGTCCGCTGGCGGAACATCAAAATTAAAGAACTCGATTAATGTGCCGACCCCCCGGTCGCGAGGACGGGGATTTGATTCTTTAAGAAGCGCATTCAAAATCAGTTAATTACGGAATTCGATATATGACCCGCCCCCTGCCAGTCGCGGTCGTTTTGCTTTTCGCTCCGCTGTTAGTCGCTTTGACTAG contains:
- a CDS encoding AAA family ATPase; this translates as MPETKDEVLRPETIFERAETFADAGRNDQAVAVLTELLATDPENASALRCRGRYLMNLGRRRAALDDFNTCLQIQADDATLYGDRGIALSSLGLFDEAEADLSKAIACEATNGGLHLWRGYTRGQLGRHDEALADFIVAEELDYEVQTLAQNRARVYLDLNLHDLAADEFQRAADHGDDRSTYLKNLAETCSRAGRLDEAVAAIGEALRLDPADNSARRLRADLMERLRRLTDAQAERALADDLYHLLESSNGRKRRTRERQTHQLLRSHFDTHEVDDLIIHSRAFPPRVRADLQRGIDQFATGDIELVQLTDVKTRHSHETITLTDVMSEDRYDPATTFPASFEDIDIGEETPVSCPRRGLYLFRQGATPFVLLITPPPRHGCEIQVKVQIAVPPTEEGERTANHFLNCLKQAVHQSTCYRGKIISLESKDSYTGEAVGIRVHRLRPTEREDVILPERTLRQLDRNIVEFVQSRSALREAGFSGKKGVLFHGPPGTGKTHTIHYLATHLPRHTTLIISAEQVGLLSDYMTLARMLSPSLVVIEEADLIARDRDQSGHAFQEVLLNKLLNEMDGLTAEAEIVFVLTTNRPEVLEDALKSRPGRIDQAIEFPKPDADCRRRLVRLYSGRLNISDEVIDCAVTRTEGVTASFIKELMRRACQVRIKRSADDALLIEDVEAAVEELLSADDGLSRNLLGGAVSRGDSGESNTGIESGVD
- the acs gene encoding acetate--CoA ligase, whose amino-acid sequence is MSTSESHGNIESHLHETRHFAPPEEFARQANIGSEEQYQAMCTRAAEDPAGFWGEIALDNLTWSKPFDSAMQGDMPDTKWFVGGEINASVQCLDRHLTTWRKNKAAIIWEGEPGDKRVLTYQELHRQVCKFSNVLKQLGVGKGDRVTLYMPMIPELAIAMLACARVGATHSIIFGGFSADAVAERNNDAQAKLVITADGGWRRGSEILLKKAVDESLDKSPTIEKVVVVKRINYPHVKMVPDRDYWWHDLMEGQPGEFEAEPVDSEHPLFILYTSGSTGKPKGVQHSTAGYMLGAMMTTKWTFDIKEEDTYWCTADIGWITGHSYIVYGPLANGATTLMYEGAPNWPDEGRFWSIVEAYKVNTFYTAPTAIRAFIKWGDQWPKQHDLSSLRLLGTVGEPINPQAWMWYHEVIGDEKCPIVDTWWQTETGGHMLAPLPGIQTTTPGSCTRPLPGVVADVVDEQGNSLGPNEGGLLVIKQPWPHMLRTLWNDHDRFLDTYFSKLPGMYFAGDGARKDEDGNFWVMGRVDDVLNVSGHRLSTMEVESALVSHDDVAEAAVVGFPHELKGEGICCFVTLKGDAAAPAALEDELKKHVRSQIGAIATPDQIRFTVAVPKTRSGKIMRRLLRDIAAGRETVGDTTTLEDYSVLMKLRGGEEKEG
- a CDS encoding vWA domain-containing protein encodes the protein MRVTQPAIRSALIFAAATVAAVIAAAVMTLADHAHAQTDDAMRSPVEASRQPRPRIEVVFVLDSTGSMSGLIAAAKEKIWAIANSFAQARPAPEIKMGLVGYRDRGDEFVTKVTPLTDDLDEVYANLMALQAGGGGDTPESVNQALSEAVGSMKWSNDETTYKVIYLVGDAPPHLDYKDDTHYKRTCEAAVRSDLIINTIQCGQMSTTTPIWQEIADLSEGRYVQIDQSGGHVVSSTPFDKQISELSEKLDGTRLYYGTSEQLAAQTERNEMSGIKSIKKQAAESKLDSKAWTRLSARRALFNSDVSGGSNFLNGAANELVHAFNEDGLKLSEIDAKQLPEDLRKLPKEQLEKELKVRYEKRKELRKRIRELGEKRQKFIESELAKRKDATPVIDVELYRNTLEQAGKKGIQFKSETPAF
- a CDS encoding cold-shock protein; its protein translation is MAEGTIKKLTDKGFGFIDTGGGKDLFFHMSSLEGVRFEELYEGQSVSFNQGQGPKGPRAENVKPV
- a CDS encoding Gfo/Idh/MocA family protein, whose amino-acid sequence is MNRRHFLGHSAAAATSISLLQAGAYAGEPSEPKKVGLIGCGWYGKNDLFRLLEVEDVNVIALCDVDSQMLAEAGDMTAERQKSGAVPQLYGDYRKMLAEHQFDIVLIGTPDHWHALNMIAAVEAGADVYCQKPISVDIVEGQAMVDAARRTNRVVQVGTQRRSTPHLVEARDKVIQPGLLGKIGYAEICCYYHMGMKKNPAPTPPPESLDYEMWTGPAPMKPYIPGTHPGQWRSFQQYGNGIVGDMCIHMLDMVRWMCDLGWPTQVSSTGGILVRTDSAANIPDTQTATFEFNEFPVTWTHRTWGRAPDPEYPWAAFLYGDKGTLKVSVTKWEFIPWGKGPTLSGEPAPWDPSRNSLQKNESRLEKHVIRANQEHQRDFLRAIEDRSRPVADIEQGHISTASCVLANMSLELGRSLRWDAVAGQVIGDDEANRKLARPYRSPWKHPTLSETTS
- a CDS encoding 3-keto-disaccharide hydrolase, which codes for MTIAKTSAVAFVAMLALVTSASAGEWTSLFDGESLDDWAREGGTATYRIEDGAIVGKTKQGSKNTFLCKAPYSDFELQFEVKCDKGLNSGVQIRSHVYEEDTPQKSNPKRVRKAGEVYGPQCEIGAYGRGGDSVNGNFWDEGRRTKWLCDVDEENPEVSGAYKAGEWNTYRIVAKGDHYQSFVNGVKIADFNDDMDESGLIGLQVHSIGKNQGPYEVRWRNIKIKELD